AGCTCGGCCAAAATACCCATGCCCAGAAAATACCCGGCCGATAACAGCAGCAGAAAACCCATCATCGGCAGACTCCCTAAGGTCTCTTCCGGGTACTGCCACCACTGCCGCACCGCCAGCCCCCCGATCACCCCCGACGCCATGACCAGCCAAAACGCGATGCGTCCAAAAAAATGCATGGGCTTCGCGAGATACTTTTTCAAAAAATACACCCACACGAGGTCACTCATCACTTTCACCGTCCGTCCCAGGCCGTATTTTGATGTACCCGCCAACCGGGGGCGGTGATTGGCCCGAACCTCCGTCATCCGTGCTCCTTCCATGGCAGCGAGTACGGGAATAAAGCGGTGAAGCTCACCGTAAAGCGGCAGTTTTTTGGCTAACGGTGACCGAAATACCTTGAGAGTACTTCCGTAATCATGGAGATGAACCCCCAAAAGCCTGCGAATCAGCCCATTGGCGAGTTGGCTCGGCAGCTTTCGGGTCAGATAGTGATCTTTTCGGTCCCCGCGCACGGAAGCCACCAAATCATAATTCTCTTTTTGGGCCAGGGCCAACATGGCCGGAATATCAGCGGGGTCATTTTGCCCGTCACCGTCGAGGGTGACAATGTATTTCCCCCGCGCCACTTCAATACCGGCCGCCATCGCCCCGCTTTGACCGTAATTTTTCTGCAGATCTACCACCACCGGCATTCCGGCCAACGGATGCAGGGCTTCCGCAAGGGTCGCGTCCGTGGAACCGTCGTTGACAATGATGACCTCATACATGTATCCATGCAGGGCGGTCCTGATTTCCGCAAGCAACGGACGAATGTTTTCCGCCTCGTTGTACACTCCGATGACGATAGAGACCAGCAGGTCGTCCGTGGGTATTTTCAGCGTCATAAAAATGGCGATTTCTTCTTTAATCTGAGCCGTAATTTTTTTAACAAATTGTATTACACAGAGTTACTCAGAGTACCCAAAGAGGTTCACAGAGTTTGTTTTTCTCCGTGGTTCTCTTTTAAATACTCCATGGCCCTCTGTGTAAAACTAATCTTCCACATTATTTCACAGTTACTTTCACTCAAACCGCACTATTTTAGCCGGGCGCTCGGGGTAGAGCAGTATTCTCCCGTATTCTGTGTATTTTTCCCCCGCTAAATTAGCCGAATCCGCAATGTAATACGCCCCCGGTATCTTTTCCGACGTCATCGTCAGTACCCGCCGCCGCAGGGCCGAAAGATGAAAACTGTTGACATCCGTCGAGCCGTCATCGCCGAGGGTCTGCCGATAGCTGTACAAAGGCAGCGGTCTCCCCTGCGCATCCAGCGTCAGGCGAGCCGCCCGTTCGTTGTCCTCCCGGTAGCGTTGCCGCTTCTCTTTGCGCGGCGGAACAAACAGAAAGTTGAACGAGATCCGCGCAATCAACAAAAAAATAATAAATATATCCAACCGGCGCGCCGGTGTTTTCCAGAACACCCACGTACATCCCGCCAATACGGTCATGGTCAGGGCGCATACTCCGTACACTTCGGGCAGGTCCCGGGTTGATTTGATCCACAACGCCACCCAAATCGCTGCCGACGTAAGGCCCATGGCTCCGCCGTACACCCACTCCACCCATCTTCGCGGCCGGCTTCCTTCGGCGGGGCTGTAATAGGCCTGCACCAAGGGCGTAAAAAACAACGGCAACAGCATCAGCGTATAGCGCGCATATACCTGCGGCGACACCCAATACACCGCCACATTGGCCACAAAGATCAAACCGCAAAAGGTCAGAAAGGGATCGCCCCTCCACAGATCCGACGGCCGGGGCCGAATCAAAAAGACCGCCAATAAGGTAAACGGCAGAAAATGAAAAATAAATTCGAACGGAAACGTCGCAAGGTGCTCCATGGTTGCCTGCCATCCAAACGCCAGGCCCGTCCGCTTTGCACTTTCACTCCACAATATCTCCACGGCTTTGCCCAACGGAAAACCGAACTGCGCTGCACTCAGGGTATAGTAGGTACCCACCAAACCGACAAAAAGGGCTATCCCCGCAAAATGGGCGGGATGCCAAAGCACCCGCCACTTGCGTTGATAACCCAGCCATACCCCCAATGTGACGCCCTGAAAGACCAACGAAGGCAGGCCTTTCATCATGAACCCCAGCGTGGTGAGCAGGTACGAAAGCAAAAACAAGGCCCAATAATTCTTTTTTCGATCAAAGGCATAGACCGCCATAAAACCCGAAAAGGTGACCCACGAATAGGTGCTGTCAATGAGCCCGAACAGGGTTTCATAAAACAGCACCCGTCCGTTCACCAGTTGCAGCAGGGCCACCACGGCAGCGGTTTGATAGGAAACATACCGTCGCAGGCACCAAAAGATCGTCAGCGAATAGCCCACCACCGACACGGCCATCGGAAAGCGTAAACTCCACGCGGAATAATCGCCCCACAACCGATACGACCCCAGGATCAACCAGTTGTACAGGGGCGGTTTGTTGAAATAAAAGTTTCCGTTCAGCGTCGGTGTGAGGTAGTTGCCCGTCAGATCCATTTCCAGCGCCACCAACGCCCGCCGCGCCTCATCGGTCGACATATCCAGCGGAATGTACCCCAAATGGGAAAACAGCGCCGGCACGGCCAGCAGCACGGCGAGCAGGTGGTATGGATTAGGGATCGTTTTCTTCATTCAGTGGTGGTTAAAACCGAAAAATGTAAAACCGCAAAACTGCGAAATGTAAAACCGCGATACTGCCTTACGAGTTCTGTAGCAACCGTAACCGCGAAGTTCTTCCCTCTTAACTTTTACACTGCGAAGCCTCCTTTTACATTTTTCGGTTTTTCGGTTATGGGTCGGGCAGACGCAAGGCCTGCCCCTACGGATTAACGGGTTACCTTTACCCTTTTGCGGTTCAACAGAATCTAGTTACAGAAACTGACATCGCCCTTAATTTGGTATTGAAAGGTTAACTTTGAGTTAGCGGTTCCGGTTTTAAAAGGTTGAGAAAAAGTATCTGCCCCGTAGTATAAACGGGCTTCGTAGTCGGTATTGGGCTCCAGCCCCACAAAGCTTCCTTTTCCATCGCTGCCAAACTGCGTACTCGGCCAGGTACCGGGCGACGTATTCGCCTTGCCGAAATAAATGGTGGCGGGCGACGTAACCTCAAACTTCTTCCCGTTTGCGCAGGTTGCTTTGGCTTCCGCTTCTACAGTCACCGTATTTCCGGGCGCCGGAGGGGTCAGTTTTAACTGCGCAGAGATCGCACACAGCTCGTCCTTGTATTCAAACGCCTTAAACCCCGAAGCGGTAAACACCTCCGCTGACATACTGCGCCCTGAGGGGGCCTTCGAAGCGCCGGGAAAATAAATGCTCGCGGAGCCATCGGCCCCAATGGAACCATCGTAGCGGTACTCATCCGTGTCAGAAAAA
Above is a window of Runella slithyformis DSM 19594 DNA encoding:
- a CDS encoding glycosyltransferase family 2 protein → MTLKIPTDDLLVSIVIGVYNEAENIRPLLAEIRTALHGYMYEVIIVNDGSTDATLAEALHPLAGMPVVVDLQKNYGQSGAMAAGIEVARGKYIVTLDGDGQNDPADIPAMLALAQKENYDLVASVRGDRKDHYLTRKLPSQLANGLIRRLLGVHLHDYGSTLKVFRSPLAKKLPLYGELHRFIPVLAAMEGARMTEVRANHRPRLAGTSKYGLGRTVKVMSDLVWVYFLKKYLAKPMHFFGRIAFWLVMASGVIGGLAVRQWWQYPEETLGSLPMMGFLLLLSAGYFLGMGILAELLMRTYYESQGKKPYTIRQIYYPEFKKKE
- a CDS encoding ArnT family glycosyltransferase, which translates into the protein MKKTIPNPYHLLAVLLAVPALFSHLGYIPLDMSTDEARRALVALEMDLTGNYLTPTLNGNFYFNKPPLYNWLILGSYRLWGDYSAWSLRFPMAVSVVGYSLTIFWCLRRYVSYQTAAVVALLQLVNGRVLFYETLFGLIDSTYSWVTFSGFMAVYAFDRKKNYWALFLLSYLLTTLGFMMKGLPSLVFQGVTLGVWLGYQRKWRVLWHPAHFAGIALFVGLVGTYYTLSAAQFGFPLGKAVEILWSESAKRTGLAFGWQATMEHLATFPFEFIFHFLPFTLLAVFLIRPRPSDLWRGDPFLTFCGLIFVANVAVYWVSPQVYARYTLMLLPLFFTPLVQAYYSPAEGSRPRRWVEWVYGGAMGLTSAAIWVALWIKSTRDLPEVYGVCALTMTVLAGCTWVFWKTPARRLDIFIIFLLIARISFNFLFVPPRKEKRQRYREDNERAARLTLDAQGRPLPLYSYRQTLGDDGSTDVNSFHLSALRRRVLTMTSEKIPGAYYIADSANLAGEKYTEYGRILLYPERPAKIVRFE